A window of the Streptomyces sp. NBC_00878 genome harbors these coding sequences:
- a CDS encoding 3-oxoacyl-ACP synthase III family protein encodes MGIGIIGLGSYLPERVITNADICSWTGVTEEWIEQRTGIRERRYATPGMVTSDLAARAARAALSWQDGPGDDRLAALVVATCTPDVPQPATAAIVQHKLTMRSVPAFDVNSVCAGFVFGLAVAEGMLARQGGDATALLIGADMFSTIMDRTDRRTVTLFGDGAGAAVLGTVPDGYGIRAIRLVTDGDRYDEVTVRAGGTRTPLDAAALARGDHLFRMNGPLVKSYVIASTRKLVFQTLDEAGLRLDDIDRFVFHQANMRLLEALADDLGVSMDRVPTTVGEFGNTAAASVAVTLDESHRARPIARGERILITAAGGGLCTGAVVMTWY; translated from the coding sequence ATGGGTATCGGAATCATAGGGCTGGGTTCCTACCTGCCCGAGCGGGTGATCACGAACGCGGACATCTGTTCTTGGACGGGCGTCACCGAGGAGTGGATCGAGCAGCGGACCGGAATTCGCGAACGCCGTTATGCCACGCCGGGAATGGTGACCTCCGACCTCGCGGCTCGCGCGGCTCGCGCCGCGCTCTCGTGGCAGGACGGACCCGGCGACGACCGTCTTGCCGCGCTCGTGGTGGCGACGTGCACGCCGGACGTGCCGCAGCCCGCCACGGCAGCCATCGTGCAGCACAAACTGACCATGCGTTCGGTTCCCGCGTTCGACGTCAATTCCGTCTGCGCCGGCTTCGTGTTCGGGCTGGCGGTGGCCGAGGGGATGCTCGCGAGACAGGGCGGCGACGCAACCGCACTGCTGATCGGCGCGGACATGTTCTCGACGATCATGGACCGGACCGATCGCCGAACGGTGACGCTTTTCGGGGACGGGGCGGGCGCGGCGGTGCTCGGCACGGTGCCCGATGGGTACGGCATCCGGGCCATCCGCCTCGTCACCGACGGGGATCGCTACGACGAGGTGACGGTCCGGGCCGGGGGGACCCGCACGCCGCTGGACGCCGCCGCTCTCGCGCGGGGCGATCACCTGTTCCGGATGAACGGCCCGCTGGTGAAGAGCTACGTGATCGCCAGCACCCGCAAGCTGGTCTTCCAGACGCTCGACGAGGCGGGCCTACGGCTGGACGACATCGATCGGTTCGTCTTCCACCAGGCCAACATGCGTCTTCTGGAGGCACTGGCCGATGATCTCGGTGTGTCCATGGACCGAGTGCCGACCACGGTGGGCGAGTTCGGCAACACGGCGGCTGCCTCGGTGGCGGTGACCCTGGACGAATCCCACCGTGCCCGTCCGATCGCTCGTGGCGAGCGGATCCTGATCACGGCGGCGGGTGGCGGGCTCTGTACCGGAGCTGTGGTGATGACCTGGTACTGA
- a CDS encoding LLM class flavin-dependent oxidoreductase: MATQFGVGMPTLAAAGNDFPLAESARRAEQLGFDSLWVVDHLIFHTGIVEPVTALATAAAVTEDIGLGFGVLQAAMRQPALLAKQLASLQLLSRDRIRLGVGVGGENPAEWAAAGVPPGTRGRRTDALLAALPGLLAGQAVRLGPPYDLDVPALAPAAKMPPVWIGGRGEPALNRAARYGDGWLGLFLDAARFDGRRSRLAELAEALGRPAPRVGITVFTAVDDRRPGPVKRSAGDFLAAVYGGSSPQIERYLIAGTSAEVADGLAEFRAAGADLVVLLPAATDYLDQYERLASIVVGNS, encoded by the coding sequence ATGGCAACGCAGTTTGGCGTGGGAATGCCCACGCTGGCGGCAGCGGGTAACGACTTCCCGCTCGCCGAATCAGCTCGACGAGCGGAGCAACTGGGGTTCGACTCGCTGTGGGTGGTGGATCACCTCATTTTCCATACGGGCATCGTCGAGCCGGTGACAGCGCTGGCGACAGCCGCCGCCGTCACCGAAGACATCGGCCTCGGCTTCGGCGTTCTCCAGGCGGCGATGCGGCAACCGGCACTCCTGGCCAAGCAACTGGCGTCCTTGCAACTGCTGTCGCGGGACCGGATCCGGCTCGGCGTCGGCGTCGGTGGCGAGAACCCTGCCGAGTGGGCCGCCGCCGGCGTTCCGCCCGGCACCCGCGGCAGACGCACGGACGCGTTGCTCGCCGCGCTGCCCGGCCTTCTGGCAGGTCAAGCGGTGCGGCTCGGCCCTCCCTACGACCTCGACGTCCCCGCACTGGCCCCCGCCGCGAAGATGCCCCCGGTCTGGATCGGCGGCCGCGGGGAACCGGCACTGAACCGGGCCGCCCGGTACGGCGACGGCTGGCTGGGCCTCTTCCTCGACGCCGCCCGCTTCGACGGACGGCGGAGCCGGCTCGCCGAACTGGCCGAAGCGCTCGGCCGTCCGGCGCCGCGGGTCGGCATCACGGTCTTCACCGCCGTAGACGACCGGCGACCCGGGCCGGTGAAACGCTCCGCCGGGGACTTCCTGGCCGCGGTCTATGGCGGCTCCTCACCACAGATCGAGCGATACCTGATTGCGGGCACTTCGGCCGAAGTGGCCGATGGGCTTGCCGAGTTCCGTGCCGCCGGCGCGGATCTGGTCGTGCTGCTCCCCGCGGCGACCGATTACCTCGACCAATACGAGCGTCTCGCTTCGATTGTGGTCGGCAACTCTTAG
- a CDS encoding type I polyketide synthase, whose protein sequence is MVVSTERLADALRAAMRENERLRTEKERLTEPVAIVGMACRYPGGVTTPQELWRFVADGADAIGDPPTDRGWNPTNGRQGGFLHDAADFDREFFGLTEEEALASDPQQRLLLETSWEALESAGIDPLSLRGSRTGVYAGVIFHDYAYRFRPPPPGIRGYAYFGSAGSVAVGRLAFHYGFEGPAMSLDTACSSSLVAMHLAVQALRRQECSLALAGGVAVMSTPELFEETARQGEALAGDGRCKSFAAAADGMGLSEGAGMAVLERLSDAVRHGHPVLAVIRGSAVNQSGAANGFGAPNGPSQERLIRQALADAAVSAGDVDVVEAHGTGTPVGDPIEANALAAVYGAGRTRPPLLLGSMKSNFGHTQSAAGIGGVIKMVQAMRYGLVPPTLHVDRASPHVDWDGVELVRRPTAWPAGPGPRRAAVSAFGVSGTNAHLVLEQAPPSATEAPVARTVPWVLSARSAEALAAQAERLLAYVGDRPELSVVDVAFTLAVGRASLPVRAAVVADDLGDFQRGLEDIAKNPEAPVGKGAALDIVEHFVRGANVDWRTYFEGTGGRFIELPTAAFRRRRHWL, encoded by the coding sequence ATGGTGGTTTCGACCGAGCGGCTGGCCGACGCCCTGCGCGCGGCGATGCGCGAGAACGAGCGGCTGCGCACGGAGAAGGAACGGCTGACCGAGCCGGTGGCGATCGTCGGCATGGCGTGCCGCTACCCGGGCGGTGTGACGACGCCGCAGGAGCTGTGGAGGTTCGTCGCCGACGGCGCGGACGCGATCGGCGATCCACCGACCGACCGGGGCTGGAATCCGACGAACGGACGACAAGGCGGATTCCTGCACGACGCCGCCGACTTCGACCGCGAGTTCTTCGGCCTGACCGAGGAGGAGGCACTCGCATCCGACCCGCAGCAGCGGCTGCTGCTGGAAACCTCCTGGGAGGCGCTCGAGTCGGCCGGCATCGATCCGCTGTCGCTGCGCGGCAGCCGGACGGGCGTGTACGCGGGGGTCATCTTCCACGACTACGCCTACCGGTTCCGGCCACCACCCCCCGGCATCCGCGGGTACGCCTACTTCGGCAGCGCCGGCAGTGTCGCCGTGGGCCGGCTCGCGTTCCACTACGGATTCGAGGGCCCGGCGATGTCGCTGGACACGGCGTGCTCTTCATCCCTGGTCGCGATGCATCTGGCGGTGCAGGCGCTGCGACGGCAGGAGTGTTCCCTCGCGCTGGCCGGGGGAGTGGCCGTGATGTCGACGCCGGAACTCTTCGAGGAGACCGCCCGGCAGGGCGAAGCACTGGCGGGGGACGGACGCTGCAAGTCCTTCGCCGCGGCGGCGGACGGCATGGGGCTGTCCGAAGGAGCGGGAATGGCCGTACTGGAGCGGCTGTCCGACGCGGTACGCCACGGCCACCCGGTCCTGGCCGTGATCCGTGGCAGCGCGGTCAACCAGAGCGGCGCCGCGAACGGATTCGGCGCACCGAACGGCCCGTCGCAGGAGCGGTTGATCAGGCAGGCCCTCGCCGACGCCGCGGTGTCGGCAGGCGACGTGGATGTCGTCGAGGCGCACGGGACCGGTACCCCGGTCGGCGATCCGATCGAGGCCAACGCCCTGGCCGCCGTGTACGGGGCCGGCCGGACCCGTCCGCCGCTCTTGCTGGGGTCGATGAAGTCGAACTTCGGGCACACCCAGTCCGCGGCCGGGATCGGCGGAGTCATCAAGATGGTGCAGGCGATGCGGTACGGCCTTGTGCCGCCGACGTTGCACGTCGACCGGGCTTCGCCGCACGTGGACTGGGACGGTGTCGAACTCGTCCGGCGCCCGACGGCGTGGCCGGCCGGTCCCGGGCCGCGGCGAGCCGCCGTCTCGGCTTTCGGCGTCAGCGGCACCAACGCCCATCTGGTACTGGAACAGGCGCCGCCGTCCGCGACCGAGGCACCGGTGGCGCGGACGGTTCCCTGGGTTCTCTCGGCGCGGAGCGCCGAGGCGCTGGCCGCACAGGCCGAACGTCTTCTGGCGTACGTGGGGGATCGGCCGGAACTGTCAGTGGTCGACGTGGCGTTCACGCTGGCGGTCGGCCGGGCGTCCCTGCCCGTGCGCGCCGCCGTCGTCGCCGACGATCTCGGCGACTTTCAGCGCGGTCTCGAAGACATCGCCAAGAATCCCGAAGCGCCGGTGGGAAAAGGGGCTGCCTTGGACATCGTCGAACATTTTGTGCGGGGCGCGAATGTCGACTGGCGGACGTATTTCGAGGGAACGGGCGGACGGTTCATAGAACTGCCCACCGCCGCATTCCGCCGCCGACGCCATTGGCTCTGA